The Hordeum vulgare subsp. vulgare chromosome 7H, MorexV3_pseudomolecules_assembly, whole genome shotgun sequence DNA window tccaacaagtcacttgcacgctccattgttccggagaacggagtcttagtcatcttgcccatgaggcatggttcgcatgtgtcaagtgaatcaaagtcaagtgactccaaaagtccatcggcatggagtttcttcatgcgctttacaccaatatgacctaagcggcagtgccacaaaaatatggcgctatcattgttaactctaactcttttggtctcaatgttatgtatgtgtgtatagctatcaagattcaatatgaacaatcctctcacattgggtgcatgaccataaaagatgttactcatagaaatagaacaaccattattctctgacttaaaagagtaaccgtctcgcaataaacaagatccagatataatgttgatgctcaacgcaggcactaaataacaatgattcaagttcataactaatcctgatggtaactgaagtgaaactgtgccgacggcgattgcatcaaccttggaaccatttcctacgcgcatcgtcacttcatctttcgccagccttcgtctattccgcagttcctgtttcgagttgcaaatatgagcaacagaaccggtatcgaatacccaggcactactacgagagctggttaagtacacatcaataacatgtatatcaaatatacctgatttttctttggccgccttcttatctgccagatacttggggcaattgcgcttcgagtgacccatacccttgcaatagtaacactctgtttcaggcttaggtccagctttgggtttcttcatcggattggcaacaggcttgccgctcttctttgaattacccttcttgcctttgccgtttctcttgaaactagtggtcttattcaccatcaacacttgatgctctttacggagttcagactctgcgactttcagcatcgcaaacaactcgccgggagacttgttcatcccttgcatgttgtagttcaacacaaagcctttatagcttggcggcagcgattgaaggattctgtcagtgatagcctcttgcgggagttcaatccctagctcagctagacggtttgagtacccagacattttgagcacatgttcactgacagacgagttctcctccatcttgcaagcatagaatttatcggaggtctcatacctctcgatccgggcgttcttgtgaaagataaacttcaactcctggaacatctcaaatgctccatgacgctcaaagcgatgttgaagtcccggttctaagccatacaagactgcacattgaactactgagtagtcctccttacgtgctaaccaagcgttcttaacatcctgatcagccgtagcgggtggttcatctcctagcgcagcattaaggacataatccttcttcccagcttgtaagattagcttaagattacgagcccagtctacaaagttgcttccatcatctttcaacttagctttctctaggaacgtattaaaattcagggtgactgtcgcgtgagccatgatctacaacacaaatatattcaaagtggacttagactatgttcaagataattagagtttaacttaatcaaattattcgctaaactcccactcaaaaagtacatctctctagtcatttgagtggttcatgatccacttacactagctcaagtccgatcatcacgtgagttgagcatagtttcagtggtaagcatccctatgctaatcatatcatctatacgattcatgatcgacctttcggtctcatgtgttccgaggccatgtctgcacatgctaggctcgtcaagcttaacccaagtgttccgtgtgcgcaactgttttgcacccgttgtatgtgaacgttgagtctatcacacccgatcatcacgtggtgtctcgaaacgaggaactgtagcaacggtgcacagtcggggagaacacaatttcgtcttgaaattttagtgagagatcacctcataatgctaccgtcgttctaagcaaaataaggtgcataaaaggattaacatcacatgcaattcataagtgacatgatatggccatcatcatgtgctccttgatctccatcaccaaagcatcggcacgatcttcttgtcaccggcgccacaccatgatctccatcaatgtgtcgccatcggggttgtcgtgctactcatgctattactactaaagctacatcctagcaaaatagtaaacgcatctgcaagcacaaacgttagtataaagacaaccctatggctcctgccggttgccgtaccatcgacgtgcaagtcgatattatctattacaacatgatcatctcatacatccaatatatcacatcacatcgttggccatatcacatcacaagcataccctgcaaaaacaagttagacgtcctctaattttgttgttgcatgttttacgtggtgaccacgggtatctagtaggatcgcatcttacttacgcaaacaccacaacggagatatattagttgctatttaacctcatccaaggacctcctcggtcaaatccgattcaactaaagttggagaaaccgacacttgccagtcatctttgagcaatggggttactggtagcgatgaaaccagtctctcgtaagcgtacgagtaatgtcggtccaagacgcttcaatccaacaataccgcggaatcaagaaaagactaaggagggcagcaaaacgcacatcaccgcccacaaaaacttttgtgttctactcgagaagacatctacgcatgaacctagctcatgatgccactgttggggaacgtcgcatgggaaacaaaaaatttcctacgcgcacgaagacctatcatggtgatgtccatctacgagaggggatgagtgatctacgtacccttgtagaccgtacagcagaagcgtttagtgaacgcggttgatgtagtggaacgtcctcacgtccctcgatccgccccgcgaacaatcccgcgatcagtcccacgatctagtaccgaacagacgacacctccgcgttcagcacacgtacagctcgacgatgatctcggccttcttgatccagcaagagagacggagaggagaagagttctccggcagtgtgagggcgctccggaggttggtgatgaccttgtctcagcagggctccgcccgaggtctgcagaaacgcgatctagaggaaaaaccgtggaggtatgtggtcgggctgtcgtggaaaagtcgtctcaaatcagccctaaaacctccgtatatataggtgggagagaggggaccttgccttggggctcaaggagccccaagggggtcggccgagccaaggggggaaggtctcccccccaaaccgagttggacttggtttggtgggtgggagtccttccttcccttcccacctcttttttttttctttctctttgatttttattccaatgcgcatagggcccttttgggctgtccctggtgcgccaccctcaaggcctatgggcttccccggggtgggttgcccccccccccccccggtgaactcccggaacccattcgtcattcccggtacattcccggtaactccgaaaaccttccggtaatcaaataaggtcatcctatatatcaatcttcgtttccggaccattccggaaaccctcgtgacgtccgtgatctcatccgggactccgaacaacattcggtaaccaaccatataactcaaatacgcataaaacaacgtcgaaccttaagtgtgcagaccctgcgggttcgagaactatgtaaacatgacccgagagactcctcggtcaatatccaatagcgggacctggatgcccatattggattctacatattctacgaagaacttatcgtttgaacctcagtgtcaaggattcatataatccggtatgtcatttcctttgtcctttggtatgttacttgcccgagattcgatcgttagtatccgcatacctatttcaatctcgtttaccggcaagtctctttactcgttccgtaatacaagatcccgtaacttacactaagtcacattgcttgcaaggcttgtgtgtgatgttgtattaccgagtgggccctgagatacctctccgtcacacggagtgacaaattcgagtcttgatccatactaactcaactaacaccttcggagatacctgtagagcatctttatagtcacccagttacgttgcgacgtttgatacacacaaagtattcctccggtgtcagtgagttatatgatctcatggtcataggaacaagtacttgacacgcagtaaacagtagcaacaaaatgacacgatcaacatgctacgtctattagtttgggtctagtccatcacgtgattctcctaatgacgtgatccagttatcaagcaacaacaccttgttcataatcagaagacactgactatctttgataaactggctagccaactagaggcttgctagggacagtgttttgtctatgtatccacacatgtaaatgagtcttcattcaatacaattatagcatggataataaacgattatcttgatacaggaattataataataactatatttattattgcctctaggacataattccaacaaaaagttCGTGCTTTAATTTTTTTAATGCTTCCAAATATTTTTTTcggggttttcaaaattgttctctatttcaaaaatttgttcttaagattcaaaaaatattcgtgctttcaaaatttgttccgggtcccaaatttgttcatgatttttaaaaaATTATAGAAACATTGTTCATGATTTCACATAAATATTCGCGAATCTGAAAAGATGTTCACAAAACAATAAACATAAATTTTaacacaaacaatatttttttaaatcatgaacaaatttggGATAATTTTTAAAAATCCAAAACATGTCTTGAAAATCCTGAAGATTTTTCTAAAAAGCAaaatcattttttgaatttgatAAACAATTGTTGAAAATCCCGATTTTTCTTAAAAATCTagattttttttttagaaaacagaaacattttccaaattttAAGAACATTATTTAAAAACcctgaacatttttttgaaaccctgaacatttttctaaaaagaaaaaataattttcaATGTTAATGGTCAACTGACTTGTGGGCCCAACATGTCAGAAAGGCGTTTAGAAGAGGTTAATAGAACAGTTTTCACACTTGATAGTTTTTTGCCACTGATTAAGATAAAAGTGGTAGTTTTTGACACAAAATCGTACAGCGATAGTTTCTCGACACGTTTCCATGAATTGTGGTAGTTTTTAATTAAGTACTCTTTGGCCTGTTATGCTGGCACCCAATATCTAGTGCTAGGCGAAGCATGCGCCTAATTATGCAATACCTTGGAAAGGATGCATTGCTCCCAGATTTCCAACCGAGCTTTTTTGATAGAAGTGAAGGTTTTGATCAGTACTAGCAAAAGAGTCTATACGTTGCAACGGGAGAGAAAATAATACACACTCTTAACCCAATAACCATGACTCAAGACCTTAGTAGGCCCATGTTTTTCAGTtccacatggcatcacatttgtgtcgTCGATAGTAGCCTCAATGCTCACACAATAAAAACGCGTTTGATTGTGGTCAGTCGTAagatctctttttttttctctctctctgagAAAAACATACAATATGTTCAGTATGCTtagttacagagggagtatacaccaacttgatgcatatttaatgaacaaatcaagaaataaaagcatgaaagaatattgagtaCAAGTATTCCAAACAATTTAAATCCATGTCTTGTGAACTTATATTATTAATGAACATATAATAAATAAACATGGATATGATCTTACTTGATGTTTCAAGTTGCATGGTCTGTGTTCTCCTCGGTGATGTCACACAAAAATTTGCATTATGATGAAAATGACAAAGTATGTTTTGTTAATTAATGATACCATATGCATAAAAGCATTATTTTTATCTTGCTGATATATGTGTTTGCATTTATAATCCAAGTGAAGTCTTAATTCGGTTGCAAACATATTAGGCGGCTCCATCAAAAACAATCAATTTGTAAGTACATGCATACCAAATGTTCAAGTTTGCGTATCAACTTCGATATTCTTACAAAAATCATTAGCAAAACagtttatatatatgaaaaatcaaagcTAAGCCATTTGTTTACGTAAAGCTTGTATAAACAACATTATAATATTTTTATACATTAGAaacttttttgtgtgtgtgacaTCAGAAACATTATTTAGTTTTGATGTCAACACCCAACAGACCCATGCATACATGCATGCACATCCTTGCCATTGCAGAACTTACAATCGAGCACCAAACCACATCAAACCAAAACTTGGACATCCAAATTAGCTCTCAGCAGCATCAACTTGTTGAACTACCCTACCTATATATGTACGCAAACGCACATCCAGGTCCAAGGAACTACTCTGCCAAGCCTAGCTAAAATCAGGAATTAGATCAGGACGGGAGCGGAAGAGCAGAGGTGGATCTGCTAGTGGTGGTAGCAGAGGAGGGCGACGACGCATAGGCGGATGATGTAGAGCATGGCCTTGTGCTCCCTCAGCATCCTGCTCGGCCCTCCTGATCCTGACCCGGATCCTCTTCCTCCCCGgtgcttgctgccgccattgctcTTCACCTTGTACTCCATCTCGAGTTAGAACGAGCGCAGGGTACGTGATTGAGCTCGCTAGGCTCTGCACTTGCACTGCTACAAGATGTGGATCTACCTCTGCTCATCTGCTGTGtggctgtgggcttgtggccaaaTGCCCAGCGTTTGTATGCTTATATAGCATGGAAATGGCCAGTTGGGAGAGAGGGGCGGGCATGCTTTGCCTACTTGCACACTCGATCCCCTCTAAGCGGCGGCTGCCGCGGCCCGGGCTAGCGAGGCGCTGCAGCTCCCCGTGCTCGGTCCCGAGCGGGACGACCTAGCATGCGCAGGCCATGGCGGCTCCGGCGAGCAGGAACTGGAGAGGTCGGCTGAGTCCTGTGACACAGAGAGGAGGAGAGGCCGGCTGAGGGCTGGGGCGGCCGATGCGGGAGGCTGTGGCTGGCCTGGCGCGGCTGGTCCACGCGGGGATTGGGCGAGGCGCTCGACCTGGATCCCGATCCAGGAGCGAGGCGAGGCGAACGCCGTGCTCGGCTGACCCGATCCAGAACGGAGCGACGAGGACTGGCAGTAGGGATCCGCGACGGAAGGAGACTGGCGGCGGGCGGAGCATGGGCGGCGGCAGCTGCTGCGCGGTGCGGCGGGGCACCTCAGGCACGGGAGGTCGAGCTGAGGCTGCTCGCTccgatggggaggcagggaggcgCAACTTCGATGggttatttttttttctcttgcaCGTACCGAATCGTTGACTTACTTGGGGATTGCGGGTTAATTAGCTAAATCAAcaggggcttttttgtaaaagtcacacgacggacgacagaaacaGTCGACGCTTTAATATTAGGGAGAGATATCATGTCATCCAACTCCGTTGCCACGACCATGACTTATCTTtcgggaggaagatgatgaatgTTTTCTGGGGAAACCGAAAGATGTCATACATGGTAACAGTGAAGTATGTTTACCTTTAGAATAATCTTGATACCTATCAAGTTATTGCTTGAGTCTAAGCGGGTTAATTAGTCTGTTTGCTGTTTGATCCATGTATTTATTTTGttagactttgttgaacttttttttagaaaaggaggatgacccccggcctctgcatctgggatATGCATGCGGTCATATTATTGATTATTCTTGAGGACCTTACAAAGCATTACAATAATATGCATGAATCCGCCATCTTGACAACATCTACCGCTagtcctatccatatgatgaagggatGCAAGCTGGATCAAATAACCAGACATCTCACTTAagactaacatctaaagccggagaccctgaccgagccacataccgggtccgggacacaaaccggtccgacgcactcacatgtgtcgtcgccgccatcttccactgATCCATCTTCAGATAagattgaggtaccagccttggcaggtgcctccgccatcgacgccatcatgacgccaaacgacgacctccacctacgcgagtccatctccaagcaacggacggagatccatgcaaggatagggccgcaccaccgccgtcgcccaccaccccacaagccccacccagccccaaggtttccaaagcggcgccttcaacAACGGAACGGCGCCGtgaacgccgccgccgcccaacaaagttaacgCTTTCGCCtgggagacctaggggaaggggaagtgaggggaccagtccataccgacgcctccaaaGAAGGGAACCACGACCTCAGGCGTCGCCGTCGACGCGGCCGACCATGGCCGACCAGGGATTTCGTCCGAACTAGATCCCCGCCACCAGCAGCGCCTCCTGTACAAAACCGACGACCCAAGGAAGCGCGGCCCGACCAGGCTGGCCCGCACGCCGAACAGGGGAGGAGGGGAAGCGCCAGCTCACGCGCACCGGCCACCGCAAAAGCCGCCGCCGGACGCCAACGaccaccggatcccgccgccTGCGCGGCCGAGACGCCAGATCCACCGCCCGGTTGCTAGCCTGTCGTGCCTCGCCAATggagccgccgctccagatccAGGGCTCCCCACACATAGGCAGGGCAGCCTAGGCCCCGCCATCACCatccttggcgccccgggcttgcccggcggctgcctcagacggcggcgaggaagggagggggagggaggggcggctagggttgggagggagggagggagacgtgCTAGGTTAGACTTTGTTgaataatataataaagatgaatGTAAAGATGGATgtgtgcatcactcgatgcagaggccggggtttATCTTCCTGAGAGGAAAAAAAGTCTGTTCGCTGATCAGCTACTGCATTTGCATGTGTCTAGCGGCTGGACTGCCTGCCATGTACGAGCATAGGTAGGATTCGcataaaatcacacaaaacagaaGTAAAGAACTTTGCATACAAATCATAGTTCATGAGTGCATGAACTATATATCAAGTACTAAAAGCGTGAGCAAATATAAATGCTCTGGTATTTTTTGAGGTTATTATATGCCCCACGTATGTAATATCTCCCTGTCGATGACAGCGATGTTGAATGCAGAATTTGAAAACAGCGCTGCTGATGTACTGATGTTTATATGTACTAGTACTAATGTTGTTTGTCAGAGGAAAAAGAAGATACGTAGGATTCATGGCGCACAGCCAGAATGATGCTAGTCAATCATCATGTACTGTATCAATTAAAACCAGAGCTACCGGATGCTGCTACTTCTTCTACACAAAACAAATATACATATTCAGATCAAGCTGCCGCTCCCATGGCCATGGAAGGGGGTGCCCTGCCCCTGCCCCTGGGGTAACATAGGAGAGCAGGCGTCACCGAACGGATTGGCCTGAGACCCAGAAGCACCGGCACCACCATGCTGAAACGGCAGCGGCATCCCAAAcatctcctgctgctgctgcgccatcATCGACATCTGCACGTCGGTCGGCGGCGCGACGCTTGTCGACGCGGCGAACGGGTCACCGGCAGCGTCCCCGTACgtcgcctgctgctgctgctgctgcctcctCGCCGCGTCCTCGTATAGGCTGTCCAGCAGCAGGCCGTCGAAGCCCCCCGCCTGCAACAAAGCATCGTCAGTGGCAATGCAGGTGAGGACAGAGTCACATGCATCAATGGATGGAAATGCTACTCGGGGTTCTGCTCTTTGCGCACCAGTTTCATCTCTGCCGATCGGTTGCTGATGTCGGTCCGTGCCGCGACCAGGGCCAGCTCCCAGCCCGAAGATCCAGCCATGTCGACAGCAGCAGACGCAGACGCGCTGCTGCTACCACCTGATCGACGGAGGAATTAATGGAGCAGAGTCAGTCAGTGGTTTGCTGGACTGAATCCGTGAGGAGACGAGCAGGGAGGAGCTGGGaagcgtagcaagaagatcagaaCCCAGCTGCACCTGCAATGCTGCATGGAACATGTTTGTTACCTGGTGCTACAATGGCCAGTGCCAGTGCGTTGCTCTCCTCTAGCTCTGCTGCTGCAGAGCTCACCTCATGTAAACCCTGCACACACACACCGGCATCAGCAACCGATATGTTAACATCAATGCAATATACTGTAATGCACTGACGGACATTGGCAGCTTACCAGTAAATCGAactcggcggtggtggtggtaggTTGAGGTTCATCGTTGAGCTCAGCTGCAGGATGGGGTTCCTCTTCAGTCTCCGGCAGCGGTTCCTCCTCTGCAGGTTCTTCCGTTGTGGCCTCGCGGGGCCGTTCAGGTGGTGGTTGCTCTTCTTGATCTGCAGTAAGATCTAGTTGCCGATATTCCTGCCAATTTGATTCCAAAGCCAATCTCGTTACTTGAAAAAAAAAAAGAGCCAGTGAATTTCACCGGAATTCCTGAATTTTATGTGATTTCAGTCGATGGGTCCCAACATATTTACGTTTCAGTAAAAGAAAAACCAGGACGCATGCTTCCAGTTTCAAACACACTGCAAACTCTGGCCAAGTACTGGTTGAATATTAGTCAAGTTCAAACGACAATGTCAGCCCTTTGGCAAATTGAGAACTGAATTCAGTGACATTTTATCAGTTTCAGCGGTAACTGAAACTGAGAACCCTTTTTAGCTCATAAGCACTTTTGAGATCAGAGAAAAATCTATTGAAATAACTGCTCTGGGAGCTTCTCAGATGACTCACGATAGTCATATTTGCAACGGGACATTTTTCAAAAATCTATTGGACATTTCTtatgctttttattattattatttttttagaaaaggaggctcgcctccggcctctgcatcagagCGATGCATACGGCCCCTTTATGAAAAGTTTAAGCAAAAAAATCCGCAGTTCCAAACAGGCTTAATGACTCACAATGGTCTTGTTTGCAACGTGACCAGCTCTGGGAGCTTCTCTGATGTACTCTTCCATCGTCGCAAGAAACGACGCCGGTGGCTGAAGAAAACACAGAGAAAACGAAATCATTTTAGCATAATAAAGATAAAACACACTCCTGAAGGAGTACTTCCTTGAACTGATGTGAAACAAATGAAGCGAGTGTAGGTATCTGCCTCTCTGAGAACTGGAAACTGGAAGTTCCTGGCGAGTTCCAAACCCCTGCAGAGCTCGTAGAATTCAGAGAGGCTCTTCGCCTGGCATTCCAAGCACCATTACTCGTTAGCTTCAATTCGCACAAACAGTTAATTCCACATGGGAGAATGCAGAAGCAACGCCCGTCTCATAATAAGTACACGTACCAGAGTTCCTGTCCTTCTGTAGATGTCCTGGGCTTTGATCGCATCGAGCTTGCTCATGTCGAAGAACTGCACGAGGCCAGATAGATAGAAACCTCCATCCGGTCAGAGGCAGAGCTCAACGATGAACCA harbors:
- the LOC123411200 gene encoding putative clathrin assembly protein At5g57200; translation: MGPASMQKSWRKACGAIKDSTTVSLAKVNSGHDHLKDLDVAVVKATSHVERPPKDRHLAKIVGARSRTEVSHCVHALARRLSNTSNWVVALKALVVIHRALREGDGGAFREELLSHGRRRGHALQMSNFKDDSGHLAWDCSAWVRTYALFLEERLECFAVLRYDVEAERLRAPAPAAEGQTPHTKTQSRTRRLGKDDLLEQLPALQQLLFRLVGCQPEGAAFGNYLIQYALALVLKESFKIYCAVNDGIINLVDVFFDMSKLDAIKAQDIYRRTGTLAKSLSEFYELCRGLELARNFQFPVLREPPASFLATMEEYIREAPRAGHVANKTIEYRQLDLTADQEEQPPPERPREATTEEPAEEEPLPETEEEPHPAAELNDEPQPTTTTAEFDLLGLHEVSSAAAELEESNALALAIVAPGGSSSASASAAVDMAGSSGWELALVAARTDISNRSAEMKLAGGFDGLLLDSLYEDAARRQQQQQQATYGDAAGDPFAASTSVAPPTDVQMSMMAQQQQEMFGMPLPFQHGGAGASGSQANPFGDACSPMLPQGQGQGTPFHGHGSGSLI